The Ranitomeya variabilis isolate aRanVar5 chromosome 7, aRanVar5.hap1, whole genome shotgun sequence genome includes a window with the following:
- the LOC143786218 gene encoding odorant receptor 131-2-like encodes MNFTSSQANSTKVSSQLSMNLEVLRTSGFIPTFLCFFFFLYFIAVMLSIFLKSPSARESARYVLFAHMLINDTVYLALGIFLFAFYFYPITFPVPFCYILVIMSSTTLKVTPFNLAALSLERYIAICYPLRHGEFCTVHRCGIAILVMWTIVLIPHIVDVIILIFSVERAYFLLYLKCGRINLGFTPAQEIIRVFSNAFTFSLAGLIIIFTYAKIMMVAVKMNSGKASASKAGKTIILHAFQLLLCMTSLTYRIVEMQFLDNIVLLAVINFCFFMCLPRLISPLIYGIRDELFSSNMKKYFLCNRLKMSFRKS; translated from the coding sequence ATGAATTTCACAAGTAGTCAAGCAAATTCAACCAAAGTGTCTTCCCAGCTGAGTATGAACCTAGAGGTCCTGAGAACAAGTGGTTTTATCCCGACGTTCCTCTGCTTCTTTTTCTTCTTGTATTTCATAGCTGTGATGTTGAGCATCTTCCTCAAGAGTCCGAGTGCTCGGGAAAGTGCCCGCTATGTCCTGTTTGCCCACATGCTTATTAATGACACTGTGTATCTCGCTCTTGGAATTTTTCTCTTTGCGTTTTACTTTTATCCAATCACTTTTCCCGTCCCCTTCTGTTACATTCTCGTCATCATGTCTTCGACGACTCTGAAGGTCACGCCATTCAACCTGGCAGCCTTGTCCTTGGAGCGCTACATAGCCATATGCTACCCGCTAAGACACGGAGAGTTCTGCACAGTGCACAGGTGCGGTATCGCTATTTTGGTCATGTGGACCATAGTCCTGATTCCCCATATTGTGGACGTCATTATTCTCATCTTTTCAGTTGAGAGAGCCTATTTCCTACTTTATTTAAAATGTGGCCGAATAAATCTCGGATTCACCCCGGCACAGGAAATTATTCGAGTTTTTTCAAATGCTTTTACTTTTTCCCTGGCTGGTCTAATCATTATATTCACCTATGCCAAGATCATGATggtggctgtgaagatgaactccgGTAAAGCCTCAGCCTCCAAAGCTGGGAAAACCATCATACTCCACGCGTTTCAGCTCCTGCTGTGCATGACGTCTCTTACCTACAGAATTGTGGAAATGCAGTTCTTAGATAATATAGTACTGCTGGCCGTCATCAATTTTTGCTTTTTCATGTGTCTTCCAAGGCTTATTAGTCCTTTGATATACGGTATAAGGGATGAGCTTTTCTCTAgtaacatgaaaaaatattttttgtgcaaCAGGCTGAAGATGTCTTTTAGAAAGTCTTAA